One Narcine bancroftii isolate sNarBan1 chromosome 3, sNarBan1.hap1, whole genome shotgun sequence DNA window includes the following coding sequences:
- the LOC138756465 gene encoding proteinase-activated receptor 3-like produces MVWTKSPCTLAVSATFLLCVATRSLQEGSGTQNLGRSIFCNAPSTNRSKTNKDALDKTAIYYLTTALTTAVTPTLYIIVFAFGLPANGLAMINLMTKVQRMPSTIFLTNLATADLLLILVLPFKIHYHFQGNNWVFGEALCRMTTAFFYGNMYCSILLLAFISIDRYFALVHPFFSKGFRDNRVAVGACLVMWALVGLSMLPFLLQRQVYSFHELNISTCHDVLPKHVQQGYFFYYYVCLVLLEFLIPCLITVFCYIAVIKTLMTKNDKYFKAIRTLIQVLIAYVVCFTPSNIILLIHFSQHHLTENNHLYLYYVICLVLSTFNSCIDPFLYYYISDEFCDNMRSLVPFSKDRKSEDSRKTFFHTNSTSTSKTIASKSECLKWKNSERFESRETIVFNGQFKGK; encoded by the exons ATGGTCTGGACCAAATCTCCGTGCACCCTTGCTGTTTCAGCTACCTTCCTCCTCTGTGTAGCTACCCGCTCTTTGCAGGAAG GTTCAGGAACTCAAAACCTGGGAAGAAGTATATTCTGTAATGCACCATCAACAAATCGTTCCAAAACCAATAAGGATGCATTAGATAAGACAGCCATATATTACCTGACCACAGCTCTTACAACAGCAGTGACTCCTACTCTTTATATCATCGTCTTTGCCTTTGGTCTTCCTGCCAATGGGTTGGCGATGATCAATCTCATGACCAAAGTCCAGcgaatgccttccaccatcttccTGACCAACCTGGCGACAGCCgacctgctcctgatcctggtgCTGCCGTTCAAAATACACTATCACTTTCAGGGAAACAACTGGGTCTTCGGTGAGGCTCTGTGCCGGATGACGACGGCCTTCTTCTACGGGAACATGTACTGCTCCATCCTGCTCCTCGCCTTCATCAGCATCGACAGATACTTCGCCCTGGTCCACCCGTTTTTCTCCAAAGGCTTCAGAGACAACAGGGTCGCTGTGGGTGCCTGCTTGGTAATGTGGGCTCTTGTTGGGCTCTCCATGCTACCATTTCTCCTCCAGAGGCAGGTGTACTCATTCCACGAATTGAACATCAGTACTTGCCACGATGTTTTGCCAAAACACGTGCAACAgggttatttcttctattattatgtatgtttggtattgttggagttTCTCATTCCCTGTCTTATAACTGTGTTCTGTTATATAGCTGTAATTAAAACACTAATGACCAAAAATGATAAATATTTCAAAGCCATAAGGACCCTAATTCAAGTGCTGATAGCATATGTGGTTTGTTTCACTCCCAGTAACATAATCCTGCTCATACATTTCTCTCAGCATCACCTCACAGAAAACAACCACCTGTATTTATATTATGTGATCTGCCTGGTGCTAAGCACCTTCAACAGCTGCATTGACCCATTCCTGTATTACTACATCTCTGACGAGTTCTGCGACAATATGAGAAGCCTGGTACCTTTTAGTAAGGACAGGAAAAGTGAAGATTCTAGAAAAACTTTCTTCCATACAAATAGCACATCAACATCAAAAACCATAGCGTCTAAATCAGAATGTTTGAAATGGAAAAACTCAGAAAGATTTGAATCAAGAGAAACCATTGTGTTCAATGGACAATTCAAGGGGAAGTGA